In Haliotis asinina isolate JCU_RB_2024 chromosome 15, JCU_Hal_asi_v2, whole genome shotgun sequence, the sequence acgcatctgatatacgatgacatgtgtcaaccaaataagCCAGACTGACCAtccgatgccgttagtcacctcttacaagtatgggttactgaggatcagTCTTCACGGGTAATAGAATATTAGAATATTCTTTTCCCAAAGGTTACTTCTGGCATATCACGGACCATCATTACGACACAACGTACTGGTCTGAAATGCGGTCCTGTAACGACGAAGTTCCGGTGCGTGGTATCTATGGCGACTACTGGTGTGACTCCCCCTGGAGGCTCATCAACGACAGCATCAACGCCATGGCAAACATCAGTAGCAGTGTCGATTTTATCATCTGGACTGGGTACAGTATAGCACACATACGGATTTAAGCAATGAATTCAATCCAATGTTTACTTTTTTAACTCGTAGATTTGCAAGACGTTTTAAACTAAATTCTCATAAATAAACAGCTCAACAAAACGTTTCCAGACTATTAGTCCGAACATTTAAAATTTCGAGGTCGAACTCCTTGATATCGTTCAGTGCAACAATGAGCCTATTGTGGGTAGAGTAGAGCAAtagtggaatgagtgagtgaggtttaggccgcactccgcaatattccagctatatgactgcggtctgtacataatcgggtctggacctgGCAATCGAGTGATCACAAGATGATCATTGATCTATTTATTTGGGAATCTTTGACGTGTCATCCATGTGAGGGAACCTGCCCATCCGgcccccttagtcgcctcttacaacaagcatgggttgctgaagaccaattctaacttaAATATTTACAGGTCCAGTAGTGAAACGAGCTATTGTActataaagtatagcaaagaaatttaaattttaattttaattaaaataCTCAAGAAGTAATTACAATCTATTTATAATGTCACTTACACAATTATGTGGGGAGTctgttttatatgttttatgTAACAATGTGTTTGAGGTGTTGTTTTGGACCCTTGTTCAAAAGCACATGCTGAATAAGCCATAATAGGACACTGGATATATTTCGGatgcaatatttcaaatatagaAACTTACCTAATTTCAGAACGAGGGAATCAGGCTTTTCGGCGCGTTTTGGATAAATTCCAGTAATATTACAATTCTGGAgttgtacaccagaaatgggcctgcAGCTATGGTGAGAATTGACCCTGGGTCTTCGTCGtggcgagcaaacgctttacccGCTGAGCTATCCCACAAAATTTCAGAAAGCTGTGTAGAAATCAAAATCTCCGATGTTGCAGAGATACAGTGGCCCACATAAAGGACCAATACCTGAACGAGTCTTTTAATCTGGAGATAATGGGAGTTGTGACTGACGCCCTGAAGGTGGCATTCCCAGGGGTCAAGGTCTACGCCACGATGGGGAACCACGACTGGTATCCGTCCGACCAGTTCCCCGTCATGTCGCACTTACTGTACAACGCCACTGCGGATCTCTGGGAAGACTGGATTGGCGATACAGAACAGATGGCAAACTTCCGGAAAGGTAGACTTTTTATGTAATCAGAGCACacttgttttgggtttttttcttcatGATGACGTTGTGTATTATGATAAAGTAATGTTTATCCTGCTTATATTATGACGTTTTGTTACGTTGAACGTAACGGCCAACGTCTTCAGCACGCAGTCAGGCATCTAACTAAGTCCTATTTTTCGGGACCTACGTTTGATATTCCAGGGCCCATATTAAACAATAACCCATAGAAGACTAGAACTGGAAAGATTCTGTTTTGAATCAAATGTTACCTTAAACACAAGATCTGTTTTCTGGACATGTTGAGCAGACATTCTTATCGGaaataacatattaaaaaatatttacaagtgTAACTATCTTAATAAATTGTTTATCTTATTCGTTTTACCAAAATAATGGAAGTTCAAAACATTGTAATTTCTGAGCAGCTGCTTTAGATATGCAAATAAATCTGCCAAGAGGGCTAGGTTCACACTGTCTTTACAGTCATGACACATTCTGCTAGGAGTCCATCCACAGCTAAGGAACAGAAGCTCAGAATTCACCACCATGACACGTTGATACCCTATGCCTTCTTGATCGGATATTGATTCGTGTAGAAATTATACAAAACTGGAATAAAACTGTCGGAAAAGGTCACCTACAGAACCCCTTTACGCCAGCATCATTACTTCACTTGATGTGTTTTTTATCTGAGCAGTTAATTTTTCGGTAAATTCTTTCAGGCGCCTACTACACAGTGAAGACACCTCAGGGACTGAGGATTATAGGACTGAACACAAACCTGTACTACACGTCGGACAAACTGACCGCTGGTATGACCGACCCTGCTAGTCAGTTCGACTGGCTGGAGGGGGTCCTCAAGAACGCCAAGGCAGACGGAGAAAAGGTGATATATATTGTTAAGCTCAAAATAGTGTACTTGCTGGTGCTGACGCAGGATATTTTGTGAGTCAAAAGCTGTGAACACTTTATTCGGGACACTCTTTGGACATGGCATTCATTAATTATAGCTTGTCTCATCAAAAGGACAAAAGACGAATTTGGATCGTGCAATGCAGGAATGCTGCACGTCGATATTGTAAGTTTTGCTAAAGAAAATATTAGCGGTGCTATAATTTATCTCTTTACTGTTTACAATGGCAGGCTACATTGATTTGTTTTGCCAAACGTTTCTCTTAAATATTCCCTTATCTTTAACCGGCGCGCTATTAAATGAACTAAAATAATGTGAACTAATAATAACAGTTAAAATCACTAAACCACTTTTAAATTGCAGGTGTTGCTATCTGCTCACATTCCTCCCGGCGTTCACGTTCCTGGAAATGTTCAATGGTTGGCTAAGAATTTTAACACCCGCCTCATCGACATACTCAAACAATATACCGACGTCATCGCCGCCATGCTCTTCGGTCACGACCACGCTGACGGATTCAAACTATTACACAGGAATGGGAGTAAGTCCTACATTTGTTAGAAAGTTAATCTTCATTAGTGTTGTTCGCCATTTTGGCAATGTTCATAAGTATGTTTACGCTGAAACTGAACTCCATGAGGTGTTTTCTAACGGGCCATTCAATAGCAACGAGCCTAACTGGGCTTTTATTGGTTCATGAATATACTTGTTAATTGTGCCACCGGTCATAaacattaatcactggattgttatgTGTCCTGAAGTACGTGCGTAACAACGTATCAGAGAGGTACACACAGTCTGtggtctagactaccagttgccAGACTTCTGTTTCtctggaagtcgcggtggctgagtgggttagacgaCTGACTTTGTAAGGTGGTCATTCGGTACCAGACACACATTGTGTGATTCCGAAATGTGATTGGCTCTGAACGCGTAATCGcaaatataaaatgttttaaGGCCTGTCCTTTCAcagacaaaatataatatagtgtTCTCTTTTTAACACAATCAAACTATGAAATATGTGTTTATGTCAGGagttggggtagcctattgggtacagtgtgtgaagcccatgtctggtgttcccgctgtgataatgctggaatattgcagaatcacagcggcgtaaaaccatactcacttactcaaaatGCAGGATCTCGACAAAGGACAAATaagtaaaacgaaactcactcaattTAAGTTTTACGATCAAGCTATGATTtagatgtattttttatttgtagGGACACCTGGCATACCAATGTTCATGGCACCGTCGATCACACCCTGGCGTTACAAGATTCCTGGGAAAGCGGACGACGCCCACAATCCGGCCATTCGACTCGTCAAGTACAACAGAGGCAGCGGCATGCTGCTGGACATCCACCAGTACTACATGGACCTGAGGGACAGCAACAAGAACAATGCGTCCAATTGGACAATAGCCTATAAAACCAGCGAGACCTTTGGACTTTCTGATCTCTCGGCAAACTCCCTCAATAGCGTCATTAAGAAGATGGAAACAGACAAATCCTTACTTGATAAGTATATCAGGTACAACACCGTTCTCGCCAACGGTGAAACAACTGTCAATGAGTGTGGCGTGAAATGCCGTGCAATATTCACGTGTGGCTTCACCCACATGGACAAACCATCCTTTGATTCTTGTGTAGACGTTCGCGTCGGTGCTGCGACAATGCTCCGTTCTACCACCACCACTTTTATCGCTTTTGCTGCATTGTATATCCTCATGTAGGGCATTTCTGTATTCTGCGGAAACatgaggacatggagatggctGCTGTTAAAGATCGACAATCCAGGATTATTTGGAGACATTATATATTCTGGTGTATATTTGTCACTTAGAATGAAGAAAGACCAGGGTTTTGTCATGGTTACTGATTATTGGCTCGTCACAGTTTGCCTTCAGCTTACCGTACGCGTGACTGACGACGGGCAGTTTTTTGAAGCGTGGTAGGATTTGCAGTGTCCCTTTCGGATTTGAACATGGCAGCTCAGTTACATGTTTAGTCATATCATCTTTCAGTGTCCCCTGcgatgatgatgtcaaattaACATCACGGATATATCATAGGCATTCACATCTGTTTGACACTGTTAACTGCAAAATAATATTCTACATCTTTAACTCTGTTGTACCAACCTGATGAAGTCATGCAGATGCACTGGTGTGTTAATGTTGTTCCTCTGCAATCGTTTGGATATTAAATTAGTGTTACACCTTTTCACCATAACAGGTAAATCGTAAATCACTGTTGCTTGCACATTTTGCCCTCTGTCGGAATTATACTCCATTGTGAACGATTAAAAGCCAATACGTCACACAACATTGttcttaaaataaataatgcatgtCTCTCAATAATACTGTTAGCCCTGAaggaaaaaatatgtatttacattatAACATTAGAGTAAAAAAgttcgaatgaattaatgcagcgttgcattaaatcgactctcgCGTCGTCTACCATCCGAATATTATTTCAAGCGAACCCCATAGTGTTCTACCCCTTGGAACGTGTGTGACATTGCGCCTTTAAGTACTCATGATCCATTTACAATAACAGCTTCAGATATGACGGTGCCATCGCTAGCTACTCACAACGCTTGAACAATTCTCACGTCCCTGAGTGTAACAATTATTTTATTTGCTGGTTATTTTAGAATTAGGAGCCTGTAATTAAATTTCAGGTGTCAGGTGAGTTTGTCATAATACAAGAGAGGCGTTTGAGACAAGATGTTTTGTaattttgtatacatgtacccACTGTTCACATAATGTTCTATCGTTAAAGTTACCGGCAGTTTGAGCGTGTTTCCGGTTCCCGAGATTCCATGGTGTATTGGGACATGACAACTCTCAGCTTATACAGAGAGGGTTACGCCTTCTGCATATATGATAAATTGCTCATTGTCAAACGTCGTTCTAAGCGTGTATGTATAGTGCTTCTTCGTTCGCACAGTCACTGATTTCTGTCTCATTAAAACGTTTTTATGAAACTTTTTAGTTCTTCTTATATattttcggggtttttttctgATAGAGTTCCTAAACTAACAAGGGGCTGGATGGGAGTGTAGGtggcctagtggtgaaagcttGTGCTCGTCACTTAAAAGACcggggttcgagtccccacattgTGCCAAaaccatttctggcgtcccccgccgtgatagtactggaatattcctaaacgcggcgtaaaaataaactcactcgctctaaATCAACATtatatgaagtccatttcaggtATCCCcccgccgccgtgatattgctggattactACTAAAAGCGAGGACTTAATCAGCATGACATTATAGCATCATAATCCTACATTTTGTCGGAATATGTTTCTACATGTGCCAGCACCCGTATTTACAGCACCAAATCTGTTAACACGGAACGATTATAAACATGTATTGCCTCGGCGATTCTTCCAACGCTATGCTAACCCATGATCCTGGTGTTATCGGCTATAAAGTCTGATGCTTATTGGCTGGGGAGCATTCCGTTGTTTTGCAATCTAAGGTGCATTCTTATGATTTTGGGCGAATTGTTGGCTTTTCAATTCAGCCCAATCAAAGCGACAATTTCGGAGCGGAATAAAAATTACAAGTCTTTTTTCAGTCGACAGACTGATGTTCCGAGTCATTCAGCAGAAGTATGGGTCAGAAGTATTGGTCAGAAGTATTGGTCAGACGTATTGGTCAGACGTATTGGTCAGAAGTGTTGGTCAGACGTATTGGTCAGACGTATTGGTCAGAAGTGTTGGTCAGAAGTATTGGTCAGACGTATTGGTCAGAAGTGTTGGTCAGAAGTGTTGGTCAGAAGTGTTGGTCAGAAGTGTTGGTCAGACGTATTGGTCAGACGTATTGGTCAGAAGTGTTGGTCAGAAGTATTGGTCAGACGTATTGGTCAGAAGTATTGGTCAGACGTATTGGTCAGAAGTATTGGTCAGACGTATTGGTCAGACGTATTGGTCAGAAGTGTTGGTCAGAAGTATTGGTCAGACGTATTGGTCAGAAGTATTGGTCAGAAGTATTGGTCAGAGGTATTGGTCAGCACACTAATGCATAACAACCTATACCCAGCAACATTGACCTCTACCTGCACTGACGCTGTCCCCACGCAGAAAGGGGCCCAACCCTTCTCGTTAAAATTCAGTCAAATGATGATATGGATAGTATCTGCAATTTGGTTCAGTTTGTGAATACATGATTCTAACAATCACGTGATTATCTGGGTCAGTGTCTCCTGTTTATACTGCACTGGCTATATATgcacatggaatattgctgagtgcagcgttttGCGAAAAAAAATGCACTTGAAAGCAGGCGACCTTTTTCGTAGCCATTAGAGTATTTCTTATGTGAGAGAACACATTCTAATTGCCTGTGTGTTGTGAAGTCTGTCGGCCTTTTGTATATATCATTAAATGTTCATACCACCAGAGGTATGTCACTTAAATACGTTATGACATAAAAGGGTGTATTTTTGAAAagcatgtttcatgtttgtcataTACTGTTGATTTCCCTTATTTCTCATAGGATAAACATGTTTGTGCTATGGATGTTCACTGAATTGATTGTAAAAGTTTATTTCATTCTGCGGCCATATTCAACATGATGTTCGGCTCCCAGATGGGTGCCGGTCCTGATATAGTAATACTCGACACTGTGTCAttattcgttcattcattcgttcattcattcgttcattcgTTCGTTAGTTCGTTCATCTGTTTGGTACTTGAGTGAGAGCGTATGGTTTTACGCAACTTTTAACAATTTCAGGACACCAaaaatgttcttcacacattgttttcgggagtcgaacccgggtccacTCCGAGACGAGCGGGTGCTTTACCCGTTGTGTAGGGCCGTCTTTTACAATCAGAATTATGAATGTCTCAGATCTTTATCTTAGATGCATTGAATCTATCAATGTAATGCTTCATACAACATTATACTACGTTTGTAATGCAATGCACAAACGACGTAATATAATCCAGTATAAAGTTGAGAAGACTAGGAACTCATGATTTAAAGCGGACATATCCTTAATTCACAATTCAGGAAATGCGCCACTTCACATGACATAATACGAGTTGTTTCGGCAACTTGTTAGAAGCAAGCGTAATCTgaattttatgaaaattatttctTTAATCAATTTAATTTTACATGATTAAAATGTCATTAAGCACTGCGGACGAACATTGagtgcataatttaaatgtaTGTATACCTGAGTTATTACGTTTATAAAATCGTGGTCAACATGGTCAAAAGGGAGCAGTTCCTCGTGAGCAAACCACCCCAGGCACCCACTGTTTGTCCTGaaactttaatagtttaatAAATGACCAACTGGGATAAATGTTCTGTGTGCACCCCCTTTCCGAaatgtgcacacacacacaccacccagTCTGGACTGGCACCCCCGCACTCCTTTCTCAAAAAGTTGTATCTGCCCCAAGGGCGGATACAGCATTTCGAGTAAAAAAGGAGGAGggtacacttcattttcacccgagtttcaCCACAAAAGGGGGTAGGGGAAGGGGCGCTCCCCTGCACCTTACCCGCATCCCCACCGACCCCAACCAACCCacccctctggatccgcctatgtaCCCGTCAGATATATTCTTACAAGTATTATCTGGCTTAGAACATAGGAACAAGATGGGTGGAAATATTTACGTGGACGATCCCGGTTTCTGCCACTAACTGATGTTGCAGGCGCCATGAAACTTTGCACACGGCACGCGGCCTACTTTCACGTGACCAAGCAGACGACAAGCCGAAGACACAACACAATTGTTTGAGCAGAGCGAGATGGTGAGCTGGATAAACGTTCACACTGTATTTCTGCTGTATTCAACATGTGTATGTGCACAGGAAGGTGAGATTACAATATTTCGCAATTATATACGATGAGATCATGTGTAAAATATGACTTGAAAGTCGTGTACCCCTGCAGTATACGCATGCTATGTCCCAGGGGAATCCTATGAGTCCATTACACTAAGCTGCTTGTTGATGTGTGAATGTGATAATCAGTTCCGGTGACCTGGTAAATAACGTGTTCTCATACAACCTCCAGgcttaaatattttaatgagagCCGCAAACAGGAAATACCTGAAATcagaaaatatatcattgtTGAATTTAAATATTAATTTGGAAGGAACCCCTCATAAGTTGTGTCTGTGGAGAAGTTCCCTCGCCCtcggtggggtggggtggggtcacacacacacgcacgcacgcacgcacgcacgcacgcacgcacgcgccaTAAGTTATGAACGGTCATTAAGTGGTTCACGATATAtttaagtagtatagggaatgacagtccgaaaacacttttcaaaaaccccctctaaaaagcctcatttactaaatgaggctttggtgggaccattagctcttgctattattgcccctactacaaagccacgccatcacgtttaccgtgacttggcaggcggtaacactgtgccgtacggtacgatcaataattcttctcttacaaaccccctacccggcccatccctcaagtagtacaagttaggttcgtcggcttttatatccactttatctatgttgtaagttttgaccgaccatataggatcggtggctcgcttacggctatcaccctcgtgttccccaggctggtacagatacctcactagggccctatccggtatctgtttctccttcccacgcaatggagcggccgactctgcaactattgattttagtttgatagcgtctgccggtttcttaccggtgagacgggtgacttcatggttgattgccgacaccacctcgggtaacctcgtgacccattcggtcgatcgttttccaggggtggtcatctccctagcatactgatggccgaacaagcgctcagccaaagtcctattaaatctctcaactatagcttggctgcgatgggctccagccgtgccacgcctgaccttcgtatcgtgtttggctagcagttgtgacacggcacccatgaactcccgtccggggtcaacttgcagctctgttggccacgtcagcggactgcgtttgtatatacgttcgaatcctctggctacctgggccgaatctttcgtggtcaagggttcggcttccttgtaacgactggctacgtccactacggttaaggcatacttgtacctcttatcgtgaggtaggaacagtaggtctgcctggtgaatgctattaggtatgttaataccgaacctccttctaggtacgtagcgtggtgcaggcaaatagatctgccacagggcttgtttttcaagccacgctttggcttcctccggggccccctccatgcagcgaacacaaaaagctgcgaacgtcccagaaggagtctacttatgcaaaaagtttgctgtagcgggacacgaagggaagaaccggctgttattactactcgatcccccgactggggaaacaattccagtctatggctacaagatacgagaaacgattcgggctgccgggggaatagaacgcctacggttagtgcgggaaccgtttctatgcaagctcggtaaaatctgctactcacctatatcagaaaagaaagacgatagagaaatcgaattactgcttccagacattggacgagaataggtccggcagctcgcctagtattttggtagatgcagtcgtgggcttacaaaggacgaatacttatctaggctagtttttcgtattccaactgcttttcgtggtaccctactacttttttcccctcaaaaaacaacactctactgcataatgaagggatccccacgtttcgtcttgggtgtttctaccttctcggtcggtgtgtgcactgatttgctgtgcttccaggtcttgtagacgaccttccagagaaaaacagcggctagcgaaaggtaggtccacctttgggctgtttctagtatctgccgcaccttctggatatccagatgggtctcttcttgttcctcct encodes:
- the LOC137265504 gene encoding acid sphingomyelinase-like phosphodiesterase 3b — translated: MAAVLLETLIILLIVRASKAQEGYFWHITDHHYDTTYWSEMRSCNDEVPVRGIYGDYWCDSPWRLINDSINAMANISSSVDFIIWTGDTVAHIKDQYLNESFNLEIMGVVTDALKVAFPGVKVYATMGNHDWYPSDQFPVMSHLLYNATADLWEDWIGDTEQMANFRKGAYYTVKTPQGLRIIGLNTNLYYTSDKLTAGMTDPASQFDWLEGVLKNAKADGEKVLLSAHIPPGVHVPGNVQWLAKNFNTRLIDILKQYTDVIAAMLFGHDHADGFKLLHRNGRTPGIPMFMAPSITPWRYKIPGKADDAHNPAIRLVKYNRGSGMLLDIHQYYMDLRDSNKNNASNWTIAYKTSETFGLSDLSANSLNSVIKKMETDKSLLDKYIRYNTVLANGETTVNECGVKCRAIFTCGFTHMDKPSFDSCVDVRVGAATMLRSTTTTFIAFAALYILM